The following are encoded in a window of Bacteroidia bacterium genomic DNA:
- the pbpC gene encoding penicillin-binding protein 1C, translated as MLKTLRHRHKKLLITFGVCIPFIIFFIFCLPHPLFDDPLSAVILDRQGNMLGARIAADGQWRFPQMETVPEKFEAALLAFEDKRFRYHAGIDPMAICRALKQNIEHGRAVSGGSTITMQVIRLSRRGQDRNIGEKILEAVMAVRLETKYSKDQILALYTSFAPFGGNVVGLEAAAWRYFGRSAANLSWSEAATLAVLPNAPALMHPGRNRIALQAKRDRLLQKLADRDVISQQDGDLAKAELLLEKPLPLPSLSPHLLAGTAAVEGTAALHATTIDLHLQQRVNSILQRHQETFSQNHIYNAAAIVADIETGEVLAYSGNTNMVVAGKGQWNDMIKAARSTGSLLKPLLYAAMLNEGYLLPNTLVPDIPTQISGYVPKNFDEKFQGAVRASEAVARSLNVPCVRMLRDYSYEKFHYLLQRLGMTTLDKPAGHYGLTMILGGSEGTLWDMAGMYASLARRLNHYQSGSLYAKNDLHPLTTDLETSRKWQSEEKTWSNESEIGAGATWQMFNAMQEVKRPEDEFFWRQFSSSRQIAWKTGTSYGFRDGWAIGITPTHVVGVWVGNADGEGRPDLTGIATAGPLLFEIFDLLPETGWFPTPFDDLKKTATCRQSGYLPGPACDEIDTLLLPSAAERTDPCPYHILLHLDGTQQYQVNSHCESPSDMIHKSWFILPPVQEWYFRNHNSDYLPLPPFRKDCDGSGGTASVQAMELIYPGEPARIYVPREVSGQEGRTVFEVAHRNQHAEIFWHLDDKYVGNTRHIHQIALNPAPGPHLLSLTDSNGERLELKFRIIERDLD; from the coding sequence ATGTTGAAGACACTGCGCCACCGTCATAAAAAGCTGCTGATCACTTTTGGCGTGTGTATTCCGTTTATCATTTTCTTTATCTTCTGCCTTCCCCATCCCCTTTTTGATGATCCTCTGTCAGCCGTAATCCTGGACCGGCAGGGGAATATGCTGGGCGCACGCATCGCTGCGGACGGCCAATGGCGATTTCCTCAAATGGAGACGGTACCCGAAAAGTTTGAAGCCGCCCTCCTGGCTTTTGAAGACAAAAGGTTCCGATATCATGCAGGCATAGATCCAATGGCTATTTGCCGTGCGCTGAAGCAAAATATAGAGCATGGCAGAGCGGTGAGTGGCGGCAGCACCATTACCATGCAGGTGATACGGCTGAGCCGGAGAGGACAGGATCGCAACATTGGCGAAAAAATCCTGGAGGCGGTCATGGCCGTGCGCCTTGAAACAAAATATTCCAAGGATCAAATTCTTGCCCTGTATACATCTTTTGCCCCATTCGGGGGAAATGTGGTAGGGCTTGAAGCGGCTGCCTGGCGCTATTTCGGACGAAGTGCGGCCAATCTTTCCTGGAGTGAGGCGGCAACACTTGCAGTCCTTCCAAACGCGCCAGCGCTCATGCATCCCGGTCGAAACAGGATTGCGCTGCAGGCAAAACGGGACAGGCTGCTGCAAAAACTCGCTGACCGGGACGTCATATCACAGCAGGACGGAGACTTGGCAAAAGCGGAGTTACTGCTGGAAAAACCACTTCCACTCCCCTCATTATCACCGCATCTGCTGGCAGGAACTGCAGCCGTTGAAGGCACGGCAGCCCTGCACGCCACCACTATTGACCTGCACCTGCAGCAGCGGGTGAACAGCATCCTGCAGCGTCATCAGGAAACTTTCTCGCAAAACCATATTTATAACGCTGCGGCTATTGTAGCCGATATTGAAACAGGGGAAGTGCTGGCTTACTCCGGCAATACAAATATGGTGGTTGCCGGAAAAGGCCAATGGAATGATATGATAAAGGCAGCACGCAGCACCGGCAGCCTGCTGAAACCGCTTCTCTACGCTGCCATGCTGAATGAAGGATATCTCCTTCCTAATACGCTGGTGCCTGATATTCCCACACAGATCAGTGGTTACGTCCCTAAGAATTTTGACGAAAAGTTTCAAGGTGCAGTCAGGGCATCAGAGGCAGTTGCGCGGTCATTAAATGTACCCTGCGTGAGGATGCTTCGGGATTACAGCTATGAAAAATTTCACTACCTGCTCCAAAGACTTGGCATGACTACGCTGGACAAACCTGCCGGGCATTATGGCCTGACAATGATCCTGGGAGGTTCGGAGGGAACTTTATGGGATATGGCCGGCATGTACGCATCTCTCGCCAGGAGGCTGAATCATTATCAGTCGGGCAGCCTTTACGCAAAAAACGACTTGCATCCATTGACCACTGATTTAGAAACAAGCAGAAAATGGCAAAGCGAAGAAAAAACATGGAGCAATGAAAGCGAAATCGGAGCAGGCGCCACCTGGCAAATGTTCAACGCGATGCAGGAGGTTAAGCGCCCTGAAGACGAGTTCTTCTGGCGGCAATTCAGTTCATCACGCCAAATAGCATGGAAAACCGGCACCAGCTATGGATTCAGGGATGGCTGGGCCATTGGCATCACGCCAACGCACGTGGTGGGAGTTTGGGTAGGCAATGCGGATGGTGAGGGCCGCCCCGATCTTACCGGCATAGCCACTGCGGGTCCGCTCCTTTTTGAGATTTTTGATCTTCTTCCCGAAACCGGCTGGTTTCCCACTCCTTTCGATGACCTGAAAAAAACGGCTACATGCAGGCAAAGCGGATATTTGCCCGGCCCCGCCTGTGATGAAATTGATACGCTGCTTCTGCCCTCCGCTGCAGAGCGAACGGATCCATGCCCCTATCATATTTTACTTCATCTGGATGGCACTCAGCAATATCAGGTAAACAGCCATTGCGAATCTCCATCAGACATGATCCACAAATCCTGGTTCATTTTGCCTCCGGTGCAGGAGTGGTATTTCCGTAACCACAATTCTGACTACCTCCCGCTTCCTCCGTTCAGGAAAGACTGCGATGGATCCGGGGGAACCGCTTCCGTTCAGGCAATGGAGTTGATCTATCCCGGAGAACCTGCCCGTATTTACGTGCCACGCGAAGTGAGCGGCCAGGAAGGCCGGACGGTTTTTGAAGTAGCCCATCGTAATCAGCACGCGGAAATATTCTGGCACCTTGACGATAAGTATGTAGGAAATACCAGGCACATCCATCAAATAGCCTTAAATCCTGCACCAGGCCCTCACTTGCTTTCTTTGACCGATAGCAACGGTGAGCGGCTTGAATTGAAATTCAGGATTATCGAAAGAGATCTTGACTGA
- a CDS encoding DnaJ domain-containing protein: protein MALDYYKVLGVERDANAQTIKRAFRQRAKSVHPDRNNSPRAEDHFRLVYMSYEILNDPLKRELYDRILEKKEQFQEQERMRKWQANASRQSEGYSAMPYREFETSFSSALHFHFHQSISFIGFLIISGGGFMLIFYAYQNMVESAQNYLFTIAAIILGTALLFQGIKIILKILRIWFNRNAVE, encoded by the coding sequence ATGGCATTGGATTATTACAAGGTTTTAGGAGTGGAAAGAGATGCGAATGCGCAGACCATCAAACGCGCCTTCCGGCAACGAGCCAAATCCGTGCATCCTGACCGCAACAATTCGCCCCGTGCTGAGGATCATTTCCGGCTGGTGTATATGTCCTACGAAATCCTGAATGATCCGCTAAAACGAGAATTATACGACCGCATCCTGGAAAAAAAGGAGCAATTTCAGGAGCAGGAACGAATGAGAAAGTGGCAGGCTAATGCTTCCCGGCAGTCAGAAGGTTATTCCGCCATGCCCTACCGCGAGTTTGAAACTTCCTTCTCCTCCGCCCTCCATTTCCACTTTCATCAGTCCATTTCTTTTATCGGTTTCTTAATTATATCTGGCGGGGGTTTCATGCTGATTTTTTATGCCTACCAGAACATGGTGGAATCAGCCCAAAATTATTTATTCACCATTGCCGCCATTATCCTTGGAACTGCGCTGCTCTTTCAAGGCATCAAGATCATCCTTAAAATATTGCGGATATGGTTCAATCGAAACGCGGTTGAATAA